CTCTCAGTTATGGAGAAGTTCTAAGGCGCAGGTTCAAACTGACACTGCTCGCCATTTTTAAGGCCGAGCATCGTGAAGTGAACGAAAAACATGTGCCATTCCGATCCGAACGCCATGCCGGCCGACTCTCCACTCACGAATTTCTCGCCGATCCAACTCTTCTTTTTGAAGTCATAATCTACGCGAAGCCAGCTATCCCCGCCGTATCCATTGTGGTATTGCATGGAATACTTTTCTGCATCTTTTTTGAAAGTGGAGAAATCCGGGTTGTATACTGCACTGCCCATCACCCTTGTGCCGTCTTTTACGCCGAAGCTGGAGAAAAGCACATTGAACGGAAAGTCGTTCAACTCCGGCAACTCTTTGATTTCCAAACGATGCGGCACGAATCCGAAGAAGGTGCCGTGCTTGAGGGCTTCGTCTATTTTTTCTTTATCTAAATCCATAAACAAAAAGCTCTTCTCGGGGGAGAAGAGCGATTAAGGAAACAAAAAATCGACCTTTTATCTCTCCCCATATGGGGCTGGATTTAGCACCTTCTTCGAAGTGTCATCCTCGAAAGGTTGCTGGGCGGATCGTTGAGCCAGTGCTCTAACCGCCACTCTTGATAAACTCACTATTCAGTTGTACTTACATATTACTACAACGACATCAAAAGTCAAAAGGTTATTTTTTGGTGATTTTGTATTCCCTTTGCAGATATATCAAATCTTCTTCCAAGCTTTGCAGGAGTTTGATGTGCCAGTTTTTCTTCGGCCCGCGCATGTCTTTCTCAAGAGTTTGCCGCGCCATATTAAGCACGGTTGCCAGCGTACCGAAATAGTCGTCGTTTTCGATATGTCGTTCTAATTGTTTTTTATGCATATTCGTATCGAGGGCAATGTTACCTTCGGTGACGAGCTTCGCACAAATCTGGTTATCCACTCTCGTTTTGAAACACAAAAAGCCCACCACCAGGCTAGGACCTTGCGGCCCACATGCGGGTTTCCCCACATGACGCGAGAAGCGACCCTGATGATGGGGTCTTTATGCTTCTCGCGGTTTCTGGCCATGCCCGACAGAGGACTCTGTAGAGTTTAGGCCAACTTATTAAATTGTCATTTAAATTTTACCATGTTGTTTTATTGATTCTATCTGTTCTTTTGTGCCGATAAATCTTGCCCCTCTCGGATCATGTGTCCATCTGCCGCAAAAACACCTGATCTGCCTTTTTCCTTCCGCATTGGTTCGTGTCTCAAATGCGGAATAAGTATAAGCTCTCTTTCCGCGTTTGCGGGGAATCAAGCCCTTACATCGTTTGCATAAGATATGCAACATAATTTATTTTACACCTTTTTCTGATTTTCTTCTTTCTACAACGAAATCATAGGTTTTTTTGAACTCATAGGCGTTAAGGATTTTTTCTGCGTCTGGCTTCGCACCGATTTGTCGTTCGATCATCCACTCCGATTGCGGGTTCAGTTTAAGATAGTCGTTCACCTTTGCGCTTTCTACATGTGTAATTTGAAGGTAGTATTTTGAGCTGTCGTTTTGATCTTGATTTTCAATTTTTACGAAATCTCTCTGTTTGAGAAAATTATACCGGCCATCAAGTTCATAGAGGGCAAAAAAACTTTCATTGCCATGTTTCAACATATTGAAATCCTGATCGCTTAGTGTTACCCCTTTTTTATCGTGAATTTTACCTATCGCAGGAGACGGAAATGATGCAGGAAATTTCTTCACTCGCTTGTACCCCTCAAGCGATAATTGGGAGTTTTCTCCTTTTTCTAAATACTCATAAGAACCCGTGAAAGGACCAAGGCGAGAATCAAAATCGACAAATATGTGCGGAAATTTGTGCCACTCATCACCCTTGTCGTCTATGACGAGCATCTCGTCATAGCGGATCAAGCCATTTCTGATAAATGTTACTTGGTTGCGATGCGGCAAGTGATCCCAGAAGTCCTCGATTTTTTCTCGTATTTTTTGTTGCTTCTCTTTCTCCTCTTGAGAATCGCTTTCCCGATAAATTAGATTGATTGCATCCGTAAAATCGTACTCTTTTTTTTCAGGGTCAACATATGCAAAAAATCTATGCATATTCACAATTAATCCCAGCGGATAGTATGCAACTGTTTTGTATTCGCGCCAGCGCGGGCGTTCTTTAAAATCTTTATACTCATTTTGATATGGATATTTTGCATCCTTTGAATCTCGCAAAAGAACCGATCTGTGAAGTTTGCCTTCATCGCCAAAAATCCTATAGAGCTTATTTTTATTGCTGACGATTTGCCGTATTTCAGTAGCTCGGGATCGTCTTCTACTAACTAAGGAAATGCCAAAAAAAGTGAAGAGGATGCGGTCGTTTTTGGGGAGATGAAGCATGTCTTCCAGCTCTGCTTTACCCCAGAGATAGAATTCCATAACCCCTTTCTTTCGGAGCTCTTCGCGGAAAATATCATATGATTCTTTTGAAAAGTTTGCCGAAGCGGCAAGTATATATCCGTATGGCGGATTTTTAGGATCGGCATCGGAAATGATTTCTTTTACTTGCTTGGGACCGATTTCTTTTTCTCTCTTACCTTGAATCATCCATAAATTACCTGCCATAGGATGCACCTCTTCCGAGTTCTCGTCCTCGCTTTCTATCGGTGAAGCTTTATAGGTTTTTTCGTAAGCGCGAATATCAAATCCGCTATCATTACCGCTCCTTCCAGTTGCCTCAATCGTCTGCCAATCCTTATAGTCGTAAATCAGTTCCCGAATCAAATCTTCAAAACGATGAGGGTCTAAATCCTCAAAGTGAATAGGTCCGTATGTTCGTGTGACTTTGGATTTAGCCATAATAAAAAATATCTAACACCTCTATAAGAAAAATCTAGGGGCTATTTCGCCCCATAGATTATTCCAATTTCTGCATGAAATTATTAATCTCATCAGCGATTGCTTTTCTGCGCCATCCCAAAAATTCTCTGAAGTTTGCTATCTCCCAAAGTTTTCTGTCCAAAGTGATCAGCTGAAGCTTTATTGCTTCTTCGCCTTTTTTAGCAATGATTTCCTTTTCAAGATAAACAGAGGGTTCTTTGTTGAGAATTTGTCTGTTCGTCTTGCCGCCAATGAAAGCAAAATTTGCGATCTCGTTAATTTCTTTCTTGTCATAACCGAATTTTGGTTCACGCAAAAGAGATTTTGGAAAGATGTGATGATACTGGATAGTATGCGCCCGGCCCGTGTGCTTCTCGGAAAGTTTCAAACCAGAAAACCAATCCTTGGCGCCATTATGCTTTAATACGAAATAAAGCATTGAGAAAAATGGACTTCGGATGCCTCTATTAACAAGATCGTCCAGATCAACAACGAATTTTTTGACATGCAGATGTAGCTGATTAATAAGATCATCGAGATTCTTATTTTTGAATAAGAGAGACAGGTCGGCTTCCAAAATAGATTCAGACGATCCCATGCTGTAGTGTCCGCGCATGTGAGCGAGATAAAACCAGCGCAGAAGTTTTTTCTGTTCTTCCGGGGTTAGCTTCTCGTCGCGCAGTGTCGCATAGACGGCAATCGGGATCAGTAAGAAAGGAGATGAAAGATAACTAAGATTGTCTATGCCGGCATTGCTTCTTAAGAAGTTGATAGCAAAGCGCAAGCCGTTTGTGGCAAGCTTCCAAGAGTCGCCCAGTTTCTCTTTGCTGATTTTACCAACTGTCTTGAATCTGCTTTGATGTGTGGCGAACACCACGAGCATGCGAACGGGCAGACCAGTTTCTACAATGTAATCCTCGTCATCCTTAAACTCGGCCGCAAAATCTTCAATAAGACCC
This region of Patescibacteria group bacterium genomic DNA includes:
- a CDS encoding restriction endonuclease, which produces MAKSKVTRTYGPIHFEDLDPHRFEDLIRELIYDYKDWQTIEATGRSGNDSGFDIRAYEKTYKASPIESEDENSEEVHPMAGNLWMIQGKREKEIGPKQVKEIISDADPKNPPYGYILAASANFSKESYDIFREELRKKGVMEFYLWGKAELEDMLHLPKNDRILFTFFGISLVSRRRSRATEIRQIVSNKNKLYRIFGDEGKLHRSVLLRDSKDAKYPYQNEYKDFKERPRWREYKTVAYYPLGLIVNMHRFFAYVDPEKKEYDFTDAINLIYRESDSQEEKEKQQKIREKIEDFWDHLPHRNQVTFIRNGLIRYDEMLVIDDKGDEWHKFPHIFVDFDSRLGPFTGSYEYLEKGENSQLSLEGYKRVKKFPASFPSPAIGKIHDKKGVTLSDQDFNMLKHGNESFFALYELDGRYNFLKQRDFVKIENQDQNDSSKYYLQITHVESAKVNDYLKLNPQSEWMIERQIGAKPDAEKILNAYEFKKTYDFVVERRKSEKGVK
- a CDS encoding DUF262 domain-containing protein — translated: MPKTDISVRELVDKVQRGELTLPEMQRRYVWPATRVRDLLDSLYRGYPSGTILVWETDEEIETRELAVQATRTPTISQKILLLDGQQRITSLSAVLGGEPVHVRNRKRPIDILFNLEHPEGPPVEITEVDENNGDFTADLEDVEDEETAERDIQEEMRKRTFVVASRALQNDPLWVPVSDIFKKDFSEILEKVGITSLQDPRYKKYSARLQKVKTISDYQYVMQVLEKSMSYEEVTEIFVRVNSLGIKLRGSDLALAQITSRWKGFMGLIEDFAAEFKDDEDYIVETGLPVRMLVVFATHQSRFKTVGKISKEKLGDSWKLATNGLRFAINFLRSNAGIDNLSYLSSPFLLIPIAVYATLRDEKLTPEEQKKLLRWFYLAHMRGHYSMGSSESILEADLSLLFKNKNLDDLINQLHLHVKKFVVDLDDLVNRGIRSPFFSMLYFVLKHNGAKDWFSGLKLSEKHTGRAHTIQYHHIFPKSLLREPKFGYDKKEINEIANFAFIGGKTNRQILNKEPSVYLEKEIIAKKGEEAIKLQLITLDRKLWEIANFREFLGWRRKAIADEINNFMQKLE